One Clostridium novyi NT genomic window carries:
- a CDS encoding glutamine--tRNA ligase/YqeY domain fusion protein — MENNNSSSNFIKNIVIEDLKSGKRKEIITRFPPEPNGYLHIGHAKSITLNFELADEFKGRTNLRFDDTNPIKEDTEYVESIKEDVKWLGFDWEELHYASDYFDEMYKRAILLIKKGKAYVCDLSPEEMKEYRGTLTEPGKESPYRNRTVEENLDLFERMAKGEFKDGEKVLRAKIDMASPNINMRDPIIYRIAHAEHHNTGNKWCIYPMYDFAHPLEDAIEGITHSICTLEFEDHRPLYDWVVTECEMENHPQQIEFARLNLTNTVMSKRKLKQLVDEGFTDAWDDPRMPTISGLRRRGYTPEAVRNFCREIGVAKNNSLVDVRMLEHFIREDLKTKAARTMAVLRPLKVVITNYPEGQVEMLEAENNQDNPEMGSREIPFTREIYIEQEDFMENPPKKYHRLYVGNEVRLKNAYFVKCTDIVKDENGNVVEVHCTYDPETKSGSGFTGRKVKGTIHWVSAEYGVPAEFRLYDSLILDDEQDENKTFLDNVNPNSLEILQGFIEPYMKDAKPNDKFQFVRNGYFNVDPKYTTEDKLVFNRTVSLKSSFKLGK, encoded by the coding sequence ATGGAAAACAATAATTCTTCATCTAACTTTATAAAAAATATAGTTATAGAAGATTTAAAATCCGGAAAAAGAAAAGAAATAATTACTCGTTTCCCTCCAGAACCAAATGGATATCTACATATAGGTCATGCTAAATCAATTACATTAAATTTTGAACTTGCAGATGAGTTTAAAGGAAGAACAAATTTAAGATTTGATGATACAAACCCAATAAAAGAGGATACAGAGTATGTAGAATCTATAAAAGAAGATGTAAAATGGTTAGGATTTGATTGGGAAGAATTACATTATGCATCAGATTATTTTGATGAAATGTACAAAAGAGCAATTCTTTTAATTAAAAAAGGTAAGGCATATGTGTGTGACTTATCACCAGAAGAAATGAAAGAATATAGAGGTACTTTAACTGAACCTGGAAAAGAAAGCCCATATAGAAATAGAACTGTAGAAGAAAACTTAGATTTATTTGAACGTATGGCTAAAGGAGAATTCAAAGATGGAGAAAAGGTTTTAAGAGCTAAAATAGATATGGCATCCCCTAATATAAATATGAGAGATCCTATAATTTACCGTATAGCTCATGCAGAACATCACAACACAGGAAATAAGTGGTGCATATATCCAATGTATGACTTTGCTCATCCACTTGAAGATGCAATAGAAGGAATAACTCACTCAATATGTACACTAGAATTTGAAGATCATAGACCATTATATGATTGGGTAGTTACAGAGTGTGAAATGGAAAATCATCCACAACAAATAGAGTTTGCAAGATTAAACTTAACTAATACAGTAATGAGTAAAAGAAAATTAAAGCAACTTGTAGATGAAGGATTTACTGATGCTTGGGATGATCCTCGTATGCCTACTATCTCTGGATTAAGAAGAAGAGGATATACACCAGAAGCTGTACGTAATTTCTGTAGAGAAATTGGTGTTGCTAAAAATAATAGTTTAGTTGATGTAAGAATGCTTGAACATTTTATAAGAGAAGATTTAAAAACAAAAGCTGCTAGAACAATGGCTGTTCTAAGACCATTAAAAGTAGTTATAACTAACTATCCAGAAGGTCAAGTAGAAATGTTAGAAGCTGAAAACAATCAAGACAATCCAGAAATGGGAAGTCGTGAAATTCCATTTACAAGAGAAATCTATATAGAACAAGAAGACTTTATGGAAAATCCACCTAAGAAATATCATAGATTATATGTAGGAAATGAAGTAAGATTAAAAAATGCTTACTTTGTTAAATGTACAGATATAGTTAAAGATGAAAATGGAAATGTAGTAGAAGTACATTGTACTTATGATCCTGAAACTAAGAGTGGAAGTGGATTTACTGGAAGAAAAGTTAAAGGAACAATTCATTGGGTAAGTGCTGAATATGGTGTACCAGCAGAATTTAGATTATATGATTCATTAATACTAGATGATGAACAAGATGAAAATAAAACTTTCCTTGATAATGTAAACCCTAATTCTTTAGAAATACTTCAAGGATTTATAGAGCCATATATGAAAGATGCAAAACCAAATGATAAATTTCAATTTGTTAGAAATGGATATTTTAATGTAGATCCTAAATATACAACAGAGGATAAGTTAGTGTTTAATAGAACTGTATCTTTAAAGAGTTCATTCAAATTAGGAAAATAA
- a CDS encoding 3-oxoacid CoA-transferase subunit B, producing MDARDIMARRIAKEFKNGMVVNLGIGIPTGSANYIPEGVEVILQTENGGLRFGAAPKVGESDPDFGNAGGEPVTMLPGGSAFDLATSFGIIRGGHVDMTVLGALEVDQEGNIANWKIPGVFVPGMGGAMDLLVGAQKVIVSLTHTNKKGAPKVLKKCKLPLSAAKVVDLIITEKAVMRVTDLGLVLEEVAPGVTVDEVVKLTDADLIIPENVKTMDI from the coding sequence ATGGATGCTAGAGATATTATGGCACGTAGAATAGCTAAAGAATTTAAAAATGGAATGGTAGTTAATTTAGGAATCGGAATCCCTACAGGATCAGCTAACTATATACCAGAAGGAGTAGAAGTTATACTTCAAACTGAAAACGGTGGACTTAGATTTGGAGCTGCACCAAAGGTTGGAGAATCAGATCCTGACTTTGGTAATGCAGGTGGAGAACCCGTAACAATGTTACCAGGTGGATCTGCATTTGATCTTGCTACTTCTTTTGGAATCATAAGAGGTGGACATGTTGATATGACAGTTTTAGGAGCTCTTGAAGTAGACCAAGAAGGAAACATAGCAAACTGGAAAATACCAGGAGTATTTGTACCAGGAATGGGTGGAGCTATGGATTTATTAGTTGGAGCGCAAAAAGTTATAGTTTCACTTACACATACAAATAAAAAAGGTGCACCTAAAGTATTAAAGAAATGTAAATTACCTTTATCAGCTGCAAAAGTTGTTGACTTAATAATTACAGAAAAAGCTGTTATGAGAGTAACTGACCTTGGATTAGTACTAGAAGAAGTTGCACCAGGAGTTACAGTGGATGAAGTTGTAAAACTTACAGATGCTGATTTAATAATTCCTGAAAATGTTAAAACAATGGATATATAG
- a CDS encoding CoA transferase subunit A: MAVITTTEEAVKNIKDGMKVAIGGFFGVGSPIETIDAVVKSGVKDLTLISVAGGSPGGGRDINKLVRNRQIKRFIGTHIGTDKDFMDQYNKGEVKVEFNPMGTWIERVRAGGAGLGGIITPTGLGTEVEEHAEKITVEGKEYLLYPPLKADVAIIKGYRADKYGNVEYRGISLNTNPVLATAADIVIAEVDEIVEPGEIEATAIGTQGIFVDYIVKSMPFAERTQNYEEYWKENNKLR, from the coding sequence ATGGCTGTTATCACAACGACAGAGGAAGCGGTAAAGAATATTAAAGATGGTATGAAAGTGGCAATAGGAGGATTCTTCGGAGTTGGATCTCCTATAGAAACAATTGATGCAGTTGTAAAAAGTGGTGTTAAAGATTTAACATTAATTTCAGTTGCTGGTGGTTCACCAGGTGGCGGAAGAGATATAAATAAGCTTGTTAGAAATAGACAAATAAAAAGATTTATAGGAACTCACATAGGAACAGATAAAGACTTTATGGATCAATACAATAAAGGAGAAGTTAAAGTTGAATTTAATCCTATGGGAACTTGGATAGAGAGAGTAAGAGCTGGTGGAGCAGGATTAGGTGGAATAATTACTCCAACAGGACTTGGAACAGAAGTTGAAGAACATGCTGAAAAAATAACAGTAGAAGGAAAAGAATATTTATTATATCCACCACTAAAAGCAGATGTAGCAATAATTAAAGGATATAGAGCTGATAAATACGGAAACGTAGAATATAGAGGAATATCTTTAAATACAAATCCTGTACTTGCAACAGCAGCAGATATAGTTATTGCAGAAGTTGATGAAATCGTTGAACCAGGAGAAATAGAAGCAACAGCTATTGGAACTCAAGGTATTTTTGTAGATTATATTGTTAAGAGTATGCCTTTTGCAGAAAGAACTCAAAATTATGAAGAATATTGGAAAGAAAATAATAAATTAAGATAG